A window from Pseudomonas sp. MRSN 12121 encodes these proteins:
- a CDS encoding TIGR00180 family glycosyltransferase: MQVQDKSQDTRAPLSERFTLVVITHNRKAFLRRTLQYYSTYPCRILVLDSSLQADEALVAQFPQIDYRHLPQFTYKGLQDKLTYGVGQVTTPYMVFAADDDFLLHGALTESVEFLEANPDYGLCHGYGMMYLARGAEVNYYRRDCRVIEDYSSQDAGERVMAFMGQFLPPFYAVTRTDLLQQWYSLLPPGTSFEWQEIGHTFFLLASAKARILPIPFAVREINYGASEHNTNVLTVLTYGDAKSVAQREAFAEFLASLPTGLSGQDPARIKQVALDSFVAMAQCLLTGRSLNGKMIFRSAWVEPGAEPVRSFAPEQFVEMPFYNKPMFDLLTEFEFLMHAMPAGRLQLQELEGLLLKQQELMQVQVNDTERTLRSRLWEALTLNLFNAEVVRRLADSLQACEDKSAEEQEDARKLQAWAERLATVPFQDGPALLESMPSGRLLNWLEARGPDAQQLKSIREYLARHSGGPTFGILLLDLEADMVKLQATFDSLVNGYCRAFQVVVFTTGELPATTTARDTVHFVKVSTANYVERINQALAQSSCDWLVLARAGERFTASGLLRASLELLGAEGCRAVAMDEIQYAADGTLKDVFRPGVNLDLLQSVPDLMAGHWLIRREVLAAAGGYSTNFAQAMEYDLLLRLIEDGGLAGLAHLAEPLLIGHAAPQEENPQQSQALTRHLGKRGYRAQVGSTQPGVYQINYAHAERPLVSIILRSEDNLEQLQPCLVSVLQRTRYQRYEVVIGDNHSQSPELADWLASLEQKGERIRVLRSPRRLSASALYNAASQETRGEYLVLLAADAEVVNADWLESLLNQAQRPEIGVVGARLLDARGATTSAGLVLGLNEHLGAAFAGEPKGASGYLNGLLAEQNYSAVSGACLMIRKEVYNAVGGLDEEHFAEVFGDVDLCLKVADAGLLTVWTPQVQILHPGTLADDPQAAAALRDKWAARFAHDVAYNQNLSLCGKGFTPGVPASVDWAQLLA; encoded by the coding sequence ATGCAGGTTCAAGACAAGTCTCAAGACACTCGCGCACCGCTGAGCGAGCGTTTCACGCTGGTGGTGATAACCCACAACCGCAAGGCGTTCCTGCGCCGTACCTTGCAGTACTACAGCACCTATCCGTGCCGGATCCTGGTGCTGGACTCCTCGCTGCAGGCCGACGAGGCCCTGGTCGCGCAGTTTCCCCAGATCGACTACCGGCATCTGCCGCAGTTCACCTACAAGGGGTTGCAGGACAAGCTCACCTACGGCGTCGGGCAGGTCACCACGCCGTACATGGTGTTCGCCGCCGACGATGACTTCCTGCTGCATGGCGCGTTGACCGAATCGGTGGAGTTTCTCGAAGCCAACCCCGACTACGGCCTGTGCCACGGCTACGGGATGATGTACCTTGCCCGCGGCGCCGAGGTGAACTACTACCGGCGCGATTGCCGGGTCATCGAGGATTATTCCTCGCAGGACGCTGGCGAACGGGTCATGGCGTTCATGGGGCAGTTCCTGCCGCCGTTCTACGCAGTGACCCGCACCGACCTGCTGCAGCAGTGGTACAGCCTGCTGCCGCCGGGCACCAGCTTCGAATGGCAGGAAATCGGTCATACCTTCTTTCTGCTGGCATCGGCCAAGGCCCGCATCCTGCCGATTCCCTTCGCAGTGCGGGAAATCAACTACGGCGCTTCGGAACACAACACCAACGTGCTGACGGTGCTGACCTACGGCGATGCCAAGTCGGTGGCCCAGCGCGAGGCGTTTGCCGAGTTCCTTGCCTCGTTGCCTACGGGGCTCAGCGGCCAGGATCCTGCGCGGATCAAGCAGGTGGCCCTGGACAGCTTCGTGGCCATGGCCCAGTGCCTGCTGACCGGGCGTTCGCTCAACGGCAAGATGATTTTCCGTTCGGCCTGGGTCGAACCGGGCGCCGAGCCGGTGCGTTCGTTCGCTCCGGAACAGTTCGTCGAAATGCCGTTCTACAACAAGCCGATGTTCGATCTGCTGACCGAATTCGAATTCCTCATGCATGCGATGCCCGCCGGCCGCCTGCAGCTGCAGGAGCTGGAAGGCTTGCTGCTCAAGCAGCAGGAACTGATGCAAGTGCAGGTCAACGACACCGAGCGCACCCTGCGCAGTCGTTTGTGGGAGGCGCTGACGCTCAACCTGTTCAACGCCGAAGTGGTCCGGCGCCTGGCCGATTCGCTGCAGGCGTGCGAGGACAAGAGCGCCGAGGAACAGGAAGACGCCCGCAAGCTGCAGGCCTGGGCCGAGCGGCTGGCCACGGTGCCCTTCCAGGACGGCCCGGCACTGCTGGAGAGCATGCCGTCGGGACGCCTGTTGAACTGGCTGGAGGCACGCGGCCCCGACGCACAGCAGCTCAAGTCGATCCGGGAATACCTGGCCCGGCACAGTGGCGGCCCGACCTTCGGCATCCTGCTGCTCGACCTCGAGGCGGACATGGTCAAGTTGCAGGCGACCTTCGACAGCCTGGTCAACGGCTATTGCCGGGCCTTCCAGGTCGTGGTCTTCACCACCGGCGAGCTGCCGGCGACCACTACCGCCCGCGACACCGTGCATTTCGTCAAGGTCAGCACCGCCAACTACGTGGAGCGGATCAACCAGGCGCTGGCCCAGTCTTCCTGCGACTGGCTGGTCCTGGCCCGTGCCGGCGAGCGTTTCACCGCCAGCGGGCTGTTGCGCGCCAGCCTGGAACTGCTGGGCGCCGAAGGCTGCCGTGCGGTGGCCATGGATGAGATCCAGTACGCCGCCGACGGCACGTTGAAGGACGTGTTCCGTCCAGGCGTCAACCTGGACCTGCTGCAAAGCGTGCCGGACCTGATGGCCGGCCATTGGCTGATTCGCCGGGAGGTGTTGGCGGCTGCCGGCGGCTATTCGACGAACTTTGCCCAGGCCATGGAATACGACCTGTTGCTGCGCCTGATCGAGGACGGCGGCCTGGCCGGCCTGGCCCATCTGGCCGAGCCGTTGCTGATCGGCCACGCCGCACCGCAGGAGGAGAACCCGCAACAGAGCCAGGCGCTGACCCGGCACCTGGGCAAGCGTGGCTACCGGGCCCAGGTCGGTTCGACCCAGCCTGGGGTCTACCAGATCAACTACGCCCATGCCGAACGCCCCCTGGTCTCGATCATTCTGCGCAGCGAAGACAACCTGGAACAGTTGCAGCCTTGCCTGGTCAGCGTATTGCAGCGCACGCGCTACCAGCGCTACGAAGTGGTCATCGGCGACAACCACAGCCAGTCCCCGGAGCTGGCCGACTGGCTGGCCAGCCTGGAGCAGAAGGGCGAGCGCATTCGTGTGCTACGCAGCCCGCGGCGCCTGAGCGCCTCGGCGCTGTATAACGCGGCGAGCCAGGAGACCCGGGGCGAGTACCTGGTGCTGCTGGCGGCCGATGCCGAGGTGGTCAACGCCGACTGGCTGGAAAGCCTGCTCAACCAGGCGCAACGTCCGGAAATCGGCGTCGTCGGTGCCCGCCTGCTCGACGCCAGGGGCGCGACCACTTCGGCCGGCCTGGTCCTGGGCCTTAACGAGCATCTGGGCGCGGCGTTCGCCGGCGAGCCCAAGGGCGCCAGCGGCTACCTCAACGGTTTGCTCGCCGAGCAGAACTATTCGGCGGTTTCCGGGGCGTGCCTGATGATTCGCAAGGAGGTCTACAACGCCGTCGGCGGCCTGGACGAAGAGCATTTCGCCGAAGTGTTCGGCGATGTCGACCTGTGCCTGAAGGTGGCCGATGCCGGCTTGCTGACGGTCTGGACGCCGCAGGTGCAGATCCTCCACCCGGGCACCCTGGCGGACGATCCCCAGGCCGCGGCGGCCCTGCGTGACAAATGGGCGGCGCGTTTTGCCCATGACGTGGCGTACAACCAGAACCTGAGCCTGTGCGGCAAGGGTTTCACTCCCGGCGTTCCTGCCAGTGTCGACTGGGCGCAGCTGCTTGCATAA
- the pseB gene encoding UDP-N-acetylglucosamine 4,6-dehydratase (inverting), which translates to MFNGKSILISGGTGSFGRNFIRRLLEQYQPKRVVVFSRDELKQYEMQQTFNASCMRYFLGDVRDAERLRQAMRGIDYVVHAAALKQVPAAEYNPTECIRTNVNGAENIIAAAIDNGVKKVVALSTDKAASPVNLYGATKLLSDKLFVAANNIAGDQQTRFAVVRYGNVAGSRGSVVPFFSKLIAGGARELPITDERMTRFWITLDHGVQFVLDSFSRMHGGEIFVPKIPSIRIVDLAQGMAQHLPHKRVGIRPGEKLHELMVPLDDARMTLEFADHYTIQPSIRFTNVNLDFAVDGLGERGQPVDEEFEYRSDTNPHFLSVEQIAELHAGLSA; encoded by the coding sequence ATGTTCAACGGCAAATCGATTCTTATCTCTGGTGGCACCGGTTCGTTCGGGCGCAATTTCATCCGGCGCCTGCTGGAGCAGTACCAGCCCAAGCGGGTGGTGGTGTTCTCGCGTGACGAACTGAAACAGTACGAAATGCAGCAGACCTTCAATGCGTCCTGCATGCGTTATTTCCTCGGCGACGTGCGCGACGCCGAGCGCCTGCGCCAGGCCATGCGCGGCATCGACTACGTGGTGCACGCCGCGGCCCTGAAGCAGGTGCCTGCGGCGGAATACAACCCTACCGAGTGCATTCGCACCAACGTCAATGGCGCGGAAAACATCATCGCCGCGGCCATCGACAACGGTGTGAAAAAAGTGGTCGCGCTGTCCACCGACAAGGCGGCCAGCCCGGTCAACCTGTATGGCGCGACCAAACTGCTGTCGGACAAGCTGTTCGTCGCGGCGAACAATATCGCCGGCGACCAGCAGACCCGCTTTGCCGTGGTGCGTTATGGCAATGTGGCGGGCTCCCGCGGGTCGGTGGTGCCGTTCTTCAGCAAGCTGATCGCCGGAGGCGCTCGTGAATTGCCCATCACCGACGAGCGCATGACCCGCTTCTGGATCACCCTGGACCACGGTGTGCAGTTCGTGCTCGACAGCTTCTCGCGCATGCATGGCGGCGAAATTTTCGTGCCGAAGATCCCTTCGATCCGCATCGTCGACCTGGCGCAGGGCATGGCGCAGCATCTGCCGCACAAGCGGGTGGGCATCCGTCCCGGGGAGAAGCTCCACGAACTGATGGTGCCGCTGGACGACGCGCGCATGACCCTGGAGTTCGCCGACCACTACACCATCCAGCCGTCGATCCGCTTCACCAACGTCAACCTCGACTTCGCCGTGGATGGCCTGGGCGAGCGGGGCCAGCCGGTGGACGAGGAGTTCGAATACCGCTCCGACACCAACCCGCATTTCCTCTCGGTGGAGCAGATCGCCGAGCTGCACGCCGGGTTGTCGGCATGA
- the pseC gene encoding UDP-4-amino-4,6-dideoxy-N-acetyl-beta-L-altrosamine transaminase: MIPYGRQSLDQADIDAVVAVLQSDWLTQGPSIERFEQAMASRCEAGFGVAVCNATAALHIACLAAGLGPGDRLWTTPNTFLASANCGRYCGAEVDFVDIDPHTWNMNARALARKLEAAERSGTLPKVVVAVAFSGQSCDMRAMAQLAKRYDFVLIEDASHAVGASYAGRPVGCGEFAAMTVFSFHPVKIITSAEGGMVLTNDPRLADHLRRLRSHGMTRDPAQMSEPSHGPWYYQQTELGFNYRITDLQAALGLSQLDKLEGFVARRRQLAARYQQLLGDLPLTLPQAQADAESAWHLYVVRLQTERIRRPHREVFEALRAAGVGVNLHYIPVHLQPYYRDLGFAAGDFPEAERYYAEAISLPLFPALDDARQTYVAEQLRRLVLEPAQP; this comes from the coding sequence ATGATTCCCTACGGGCGCCAGAGTCTCGACCAGGCCGATATCGATGCGGTGGTGGCGGTGTTGCAGTCCGACTGGCTGACCCAGGGACCGAGCATCGAACGCTTCGAACAGGCCATGGCCAGCCGTTGCGAGGCGGGTTTCGGCGTGGCGGTGTGCAATGCCACCGCGGCCTTGCACATTGCCTGTCTGGCCGCCGGGCTGGGGCCGGGGGACCGGTTGTGGACCACGCCCAATACCTTCCTGGCGTCGGCCAACTGCGGGCGCTATTGCGGCGCCGAGGTGGACTTCGTCGATATCGACCCGCACACCTGGAACATGAATGCCCGGGCACTGGCCCGCAAGCTGGAGGCTGCCGAGCGCAGCGGGACCCTGCCCAAGGTGGTGGTGGCGGTGGCGTTCTCCGGGCAAAGCTGCGACATGCGGGCGATGGCGCAATTGGCCAAGCGTTATGACTTCGTGCTGATCGAGGATGCCTCCCACGCGGTGGGTGCGTCCTATGCCGGGCGTCCGGTGGGCTGTGGCGAGTTTGCCGCGATGACGGTGTTCAGTTTCCATCCGGTGAAAATCATCACCAGCGCCGAGGGCGGGATGGTCCTGACCAACGACCCACGGTTGGCGGACCACCTGCGGCGCCTGCGCAGCCACGGCATGACCCGTGACCCGGCGCAGATGAGCGAGCCGAGCCACGGCCCCTGGTACTACCAGCAGACCGAACTGGGTTTCAACTATCGGATCACCGACCTGCAGGCAGCCTTGGGCCTGTCGCAGCTGGACAAGCTCGAAGGTTTCGTCGCCCGGCGCCGACAGCTCGCCGCTCGTTACCAGCAGCTGCTGGGCGATCTGCCGCTGACCTTGCCACAGGCCCAGGCCGATGCGGAGTCAGCCTGGCACCTGTATGTGGTGCGCTTGCAAACCGAACGCATCCGTCGCCCTCACCGCGAGGTGTTCGAGGCGCTGCGCGCGGCTGGCGTGGGCGTCAACCTGCACTACATTCCAGTGCATTTGCAGCCTTATTACCGCGACCTGGGCTTCGCCGCCGGCGATTTCCCCGAGGCTGAGCGCTATTACGCCGAGGCCATCAGCCTGCCGCTGTTTCCAGCGCTGGACGATGCCCGGCAAACCTATGTGGCCGAGCAATTGCGCCGGCTTGTCCTGGAGCCCGCCCAGCCTTGA
- the pseF gene encoding pseudaminic acid cytidylyltransferase — MSAIAIIPARGGSKRIPRKNLKPFDGVPMIARSIATALDSGLFDQVLVSTDDPEIAELARACGARVPFMRPTELADDFTGTGPVIAHALEALREHGETFDYACCIYATAPLLQVRYLRQGFAALAAHPDKSFAFSVCSFAFPVQRALTLDEQGALTALYPEFRGTRSQDLPPAYQDAGQFYWGRSAAWLRGDLVFSPLSLPVILPRHLVQDIDSEEDWLRAEYLYAALKAGGELE; from the coding sequence TTGAGCGCCATCGCGATCATTCCCGCCCGAGGCGGCAGCAAGCGCATTCCGCGCAAGAACCTCAAGCCGTTCGACGGCGTGCCGATGATTGCCCGCTCGATTGCCACGGCGCTCGACTCCGGACTGTTCGACCAGGTGCTGGTCAGTACCGACGATCCGGAGATCGCCGAGCTGGCCAGGGCCTGCGGCGCCCGCGTGCCCTTCATGCGGCCGACGGAGCTGGCGGACGATTTCACCGGCACCGGCCCGGTGATCGCGCATGCCCTGGAAGCGTTGCGCGAGCATGGCGAGACTTTCGATTACGCCTGCTGCATCTATGCCACCGCGCCCTTGCTGCAGGTGCGCTACCTGCGCCAGGGGTTCGCGGCGCTGGCGGCCCATCCCGACAAGTCCTTCGCCTTTTCCGTGTGCAGTTTTGCGTTCCCGGTGCAGCGCGCCCTGACCCTGGACGAGCAGGGCGCGCTGACCGCGCTGTATCCGGAGTTTCGCGGCACCCGCTCCCAGGACTTGCCACCGGCCTATCAGGATGCGGGGCAGTTTTATTGGGGGCGCAGCGCGGCCTGGTTGCGTGGCGACCTGGTGTTTTCCCCGCTCAGCTTGCCGGTGATCCTGCCGCGGCACCTGGTCCAGGACATCGACAGCGAAGAGGACTGGTTGCGCGCGGAGTACCTGTATGCGGCGCTCAAGGCCGGGGGAGAGCTGGAGTGA